The Scophthalmus maximus strain ysfricsl-2021 chromosome 14, ASM2237912v1, whole genome shotgun sequence region CAGAGTCTCGCTTTGGAGGCCGGCGGTCTGGAGAAAAGTCAGGGAATCTCCCGGCCGTGGATTTACTCATATTTCAgtttgctgcagctgctgggtCTGAACCCGTCAGAAGACGAGACCTCCAGCTgattgatgaaatgaaatgagtcgGTTTGATTTTAGAAAgatcaataaaataatcacCCGTCAAACCATTTGATTTCATCCGTTGCAGTGAAGGATGGTACAAGAGAAGTTCACAATCACTTCGTCCTCTTGGCACATGGAGACAAAAGACAAGACACAGTTATTTTAGTAAATTTCAAAACCTGCGGGAAACATACGAAGAGATCAGAAACTTCTCAAGGTCAATAACCTGAGCAAAGAAtgaaaatctgtgtgtgtgtgtgtgtgtgtcattatgtCATACTGTCATTTCAAAAAGCGCTGGGCGACACACAGAAGCCCAGAGATGATGCAAAGTGTCTGTAATGATCGTGTTCTGGTGTCACCTCCCTGGTGTGGCTCCTCCTCCGGGAACAGGACACTTCACAAAGCTAATTACTGTATGACTCAATAGCTTCTGTGTGTTGTCTGCCTAGTGGGACAAAAACCTTGCACccaaaaagattttaaaaagtcatatttttgtGCAATGTCAGAATCTGTTGTTTCGTCATTTGAGATGATTTCAACATAGAGTTTTGATGACGACCTCTGAGTGCGTACTGTAGCTTAGTAAGTTACAGTAGACACGCTCACTGTGTGATAACCGTCATTATCCTGGGAGAGCGATCAAACCGACTGCACTGCAGCGGAGGGGCCGAACCTTtgacacagtaaacaacaagtttttttaaaggtgcattTACTCAAATTTAAGTTTGATTTAACAATTCGCAGAGGCGggaaaagttgttttgttttaaatgttcatttttagtACATTACAAGTATTCTAGCCATTATTTACAGCCCATGTGCACAAGGAGGGACAGGAAGTCTTGACATGctggtggccctgaagtgcaaatcacaaagacaaatgggaaaacacaacaacattaacTCCTGACACCAacctcttttttgttgttgtttatttttgttttgttcttattaTACATCTATGCCTGATTCCTCTTGCCTTCCGGTTCAAAGAGCAAATCAGCGCTTCCGTCCAATCAGCGATGATCTTTGTCGATAGCTCTTTACCTTTTCCATTAGATTAGATGATgtcgttttgtgtttttataaatgttgttgtgttttgtgatttactgttctgttttcatatttttggggatttttgatTCGTTCTTATGTTTTCTtatgtgctgctgtgttttgagatatacagtatttgGAGGAGTCAATCCTGTTCAACTGTCGTTGACATGAACAGcaaaaaatacatacagtgaAAGATCTCAACATAAAACCAATAGAGGATCAAtaatcagaaacaggaagtggcagctAGTTGCCAGTCGTTgacaaagaagaaggaggaataattttatttttcttaacagAGTGATCATCTTCTTCAATTGACGATCTTTGTTCCACTTACCTTTGACCACCGGAAACACGTCACTGGTTTGTTGctatggcagaaaaaaaatcagtccgCTGTCGGTTATTTACTCAAACATTTGATGTGAAGAGAAACATATTTAACCAAAACGCTCCTGCGGTTACACCACATTATTAGTAATGTGAGTCTGCGTAGTGTCAAAGAAGAATTCTGTggttcttaaaaataaaagctaacgccgagctaactagctaactaacTAGCTAGCTACAAGTTTTGGCTAAGCTAAAAagctaaacaacaacaacaagtagcGAAGCAACGGACCAAACGGTGAGTGACAGgtcttctcttctttcacaACACATCGGCACCTCCACAGGAACCAATGGACTGATAGGAAACGACGCCAAGCTAACATTAGCTGTACACAAACAGCCGTGTTTAGTTTGTGGCGCTTCGAGGAGCTTCCGCAGTGGACGGAGATCAGTGGGTCGTTTAATCGATGTGTGCTACATTTTCACTTCACTACTCATCTTGATTTTTTGAAagataataacattttaaaacgtgCTACTGTCTGGACTTCATCAATGTCCCCTTCATGTTCGTTTGTTCAGCCTCATGGGAATGCTGCTGACGGCCCCCTGCACGTTTCTTTGGTTATGGTCATGTTGAAAGTgtctttaaagggacagtgcaGTGATTTTTGACGTGGGGTtatatgagttacttatgcatagttaatgtgtgaccttgtggagatggtgatcagcgatgtcatttttgcggtggtcccctctgcaacagtgggactgacactaacgcttcttccacttctccccccaaactccgttaaatgacatcgctgatcaccatctccataaggtcacatattaactatgcataagtaactcatacaaccccacttcaaaatcactgaactatccctttaaggtaTCTCAACACAAGTGTTGTGTTAAGAGTTTAAGAGTTTTTAAGAGACTCCtttggacacttttttttttattactgcagacaaatattggcGTTCAAATATCAATGATCTGCCTCTTCGATTAGTAAATAATCGGTATCGTTATCGGCCCCAGAAAAAGCCGTATCGGTCGACCCCGGTTGATTTTCAGTGATGTTCAGATCAGGGAGATGTTGAAGAAGTAGTACATGGTGGATCCTTGTGGTCTGcttatattaatatttccatAAAGATAATTTAAGTTAGGATAAGGAAAGAttagactttattaatcccacttCGGGTtattcacttgttacagcagtagcaagagtcaaaggcatcagggaaaGAGgtagaaatatttaaatatattaaaacatataataaacattgtaaaaaaacaataaaaaaagactttcttCATCAATTAGCGTAGTTTTCAGATGCTCAGGTAGATGCTCAGAGGAGCTCAGGATTGTTGAGTGTTACCAAGATTTTAGGAGTGAGGGAATCTATAGCTCTTGaattatcatattttataatgtaattCTGAGAGTTTAGAAGCAGAACGGTGCTCATGTCATTTCTACTTTTGTGTGAAGAGAGACTCGTGAATGTTTGCTTCTGATCTGCTGCACACAGGTAAAACTCTGaagaacctttaaaaaaaaatggacgtgaGCATCGCCGTGTCGCTGATCCGAGGCCAGATGGGCGCCGTGGTGGAGCGGGCGGTGAACGGAGCGGTGGAGACGGTGCTGGCCGAGATGCTCAAAGTGGTCGGGGTCAAATTCGAGGAGCTGAAGACGCAGCTGGCGCTGATGAAGCGCGACGTCACGgcgctgcagagggagaaggcgctgaaggagaaggagaacgaCAACATCCGATCCAAGCTGCGCTACACGGAGCTGAAGCTGAAGTACTACAGgcagggggtggaggaggagctgcagcagagagaggccGCCACCGCCTCCGCCTCCACGCTGGTCCATGTCCACCAACCGTCCACCTACTCGCAGACCCAGAGAGCTGGTGCAGGCCTTTACCCCGCCGAGACCTCGTCATCGTGCTCGACTCAGACCAGGAACGATGAGGGCAGTCAAGGTACCAAGACTTCTACTTGTCCTTCCTTGCCACTGAGTGTTATTAGTTCCCGTGTTTGTGCTCCAAGAATGCACCTCTCGATCTGAAAGGTTTGGCGAAAGCCTAACTTAGGACGAAGGAAGAACTGTTTCCCAAACTCAATCTCACAATATCTGTTCCATCATCTGCCCCATAAATTCACAACTGGTCAAACTCTCGTCCACTGATGAATTATAACGGGTCAGTAATGTTTGTCAGACACAGGCGAGAGTGCAGACGCCGTcgtggctcctcctcctcttcctcctcttcctcctcctgcccaaGCGCTGACTCTGGATCCGGGGAAGCAGTCGGCGCCTTGTCCGCTGTCCTCGGACAGTTCCGCCCAGGCCGACAGCTCCACGCTGCCCCCCTCTGCTCCACaggtgacaacacacacacacacacacactcacacacacagacgaaaCACACCTGACTGAGGTGGGGTGGAGTGGTCTATGCTTTGACATTTGACCTCAGTTCTGTTCTGACAGTGAAGAATTGAACGTGACATGCTACTAGAGGACTTGCATCTGACTGTTCCAGCTTCAGAGGTGAACTAGAGGAGCTGTCGATTCCTCCTCACAGTCGTGGTTGTCTCCTGTAGGTGATGCAGGTGAagcaggagcagaaggaggaggaggaggaggaagaagaggaggtgatcTGTATCAaagaggagccggaggaggagcaggaggtgatGGCCACCTTAGTGCTAGACTGCCAGATGCAGCACGGTCAACTGTCAGAGTCGGAGGTGAGACTGGAGCTGAAAGATCAAACCAACGAACAACTATTTCTACGATGTTAAGAAGATTCAAGAACTGACGTGTCTGTCAAGTACGTAAGGTGATAGCAACCccttcctctttatttcagactCAGAGCTCAGTGACTGGTTGGCCGGGGTTTCCAACAGGTCAGAGAAatctctccacctccttcagTTCGGCACCAAGCAGCTGTGAGTAGATCTGAGTCTGTGGACACACGGTTCACACACATGtttttacaatacaatacaataactTACATGTTGTTCTCTCAGACCTGATGCTTCAGCCGGAGGCCTCCCAGCGGTCGATGGGAGCCTTGCCCTGCGGCCTCCCCCCTCGCCAGGCCGTGCGGCCCTGGGCCAAAGACTTCAGCCTCTACGAAGAATACAAACTGCGCAGGAACGAGCTCCGCCGGCGAAGTCTCAACAGGCGGCGAGAGCTGGAGAAGACGCTACCTCAACCGCTGCTGGCCGACATGGTGAGTCGACCTCGGGTCAAAAACATTCTCTTCAAGTGGAACCAAATGTGTTGATCtgtgttaaatgtaaaatatgataaTGTGTGTTGAAGGTGCGCGAGCGGCGAGAGAAGACCAGACTGAGGGTGGCGAGGTGGAGGGCGAAAAGGAAACTACAGGCCTGTTTGAACCAGACTCAGGTCAGTGAAGACTCCCAGAGAAGAGTCTCTGAGGTTCAGTTTCTGTCTCCAACACGAAGATGTTGGAGACAAAAACTTTAGCGATGAGGCTCAGGTTGGGCGTGTATGAAAAATAGAGGCCGTCAGATATCAATATGTTAGTCATTAGCCTTTGACAGACATATAGGTATCAGcagcaaatgtgtttattttttttcaattcaagttctttatatatttacattttatttataattaagtttatagttaaactttaaaatatcaagcctcaattacatttgtttgtcataagggtttgataatgatttttttaacagtccCCATAAATCCATATCAAGCCGTCTCTAATAAAAAGTCCTGTTTCTTCAGGTTTTGAAGTGGCTAATCGATactattatataatataaataatcttTATAACCACCTGAGGTTGGACGGGGAGTTGccaacacacactctttgtAAAACACGCACGGAGAACGTCTTTTCAAAGGaactgaaatgtaatttattaaGACAAAACTGCGGTTGACTTttccacaaacaaaagaaaaataagatgaaaCTGATTTCTTCaattatataaaatgtgtgGTCAGAAAACCAGTGCTCTCCGCCATCTAAACATCTCATTTCCTCCTTCTCCAGGAGGAGTGTCATAAGTGGCAGTTCACCAAATCAGTAACTGACCAATGTTGGTCTCCCTTGCACaataaaatcaaagtaaatTGTTTTAACAAACTTTAGACGAAATAGCAGAATAAACTAAACGTATATCTTTTCTTGTCATAATCCAGAAACTGATAAAATGTCTCCAACAGGTTTTGTGTTTCGACTGATTTTGAATGAAGCTTTCAGTGAATCTGTGTGACGGATGTTGATGTGGACTGAGTTCAACGTAACACGTTGACACGGTCGCTAACACGACAGCAGCACATCCTGCTTAAGTTTCATGGTCGACACTTCACCTGATTGCTACATGGCTCAGTTCTGAATAATTAACACGAGAGCTTCTTCACACAGACTCACTCGTCTTCCCAGTTACATTCAAGTATCACTTACAAAGACGGAGTCGTCCTGTTGATCGAGtcgttttttgtcttttccactcATAGACTCAAAGCGGCGCCGCAGGACTTTCTCAAACTGTCTATTCCATCGGCAGCCAGCATCAGGAGCTCCGAGCGTCTTGTGGTAAGATGAGATGCACCTCCGACCTCTCCTCGCTGTCTGATTTGAAGTTGATCAAAAGTTTGATGTCATCCAGCTCGACTTTCCCAAAAATATCCCGTGGCTGTAGtcagtgtattttattttgtgtaacgCAGTACTATAGCTGAACACATTTATATCCCATAATATCTGTGATTATAAGATACATGTAAAGAATAATCATACTTATTTTGAACCACCTGTATTAATAAATCTCTTACAGAGGAACCACATAAACGCTTTTACTTGAATATTACTGGTCAGCATGAAAGAAATACTGATTACACAGTTATTCACTTATTGTCTGGTGTTCAGGTCAAATTTatacttttccttttaattttgtaaataattattatcatcGCCACATGAAAACCTTTTCGAGATTGGGTGTAAGAAGTGAAGGTTATGTAAAGAAGTTGTGATGGCATCAGACGTCTCGTGTTTCAGCGTCCACCTCCGGCGGTCAGCAGAGACGAAACTCCACGCTGCCTCAGTCCGGCAGCtacctcaacaacaacaacaacaacacgtccgCCGCTCTCCCCTTCAtgacctcctccccctcgctgCTGCAGCAAGGATCCATCATGGCCGCACACCAGCACGCCGTGACGTCGACTTCATCCTCGTCCTTCCCGCAGCAGGTCAGCCTATCGCAGCAGGGCTTCTCTCTGACGGAAGCTGATGTCTTACAGTGAGACGTTTTGGAAGTCAGAACTGTGAATGTGCTCAGATTTTAAGAAGGTGTTTATAGAAAATATGTTGGATGTTTAACAACCTACAAAATGAACCATCCAAAAGATGAGTTAGTTATTAGAATTTATTTACGACCTATTTTTTACAACTAAATTATGTTATTATGTTAAAACTTAATTAAACAcgaacatatttcattttcgtTAAGGtgcaaaaactaaataataacttgaaagaacaaaaattcTCATTCAGTCTCATTCACTGACCTGCATGTAGCTGCGGAGTCAAACACTGTGGCCTAAATCACAAGTAGTAAAACAGTTTCCACTGCCGACCAAAAATATCTATTCCTCAGAAGTTCATTTATCAGTTTAGCCGttgattttacttttctttcagtctgATTTCTGCTGCCCAAAAGAAATGAGTCAATATTTATTAATACTCAGGAGCAGCGGCACTCGCTGAAAAGAGCCAAACCACTTGCTATGATTATGAGTTTTGCGTCGTTTTCTGCCATTGCCAGTCACAAATTGTtctttatggtggcgcaccaactgattcaatttccggtttccggcagcgtctgaaaatgtaaatgcgTTCAAATATTCAAGTAAAACACTTTCAGAAAACTTGTGTAAACTATCTGTACTATACACGGTAGAGATTATTTTGATTCAGTACTTTTAACTGTATATAAGTTTTATATATGTAGATTTGTGATAAATGTCATGAACCTGTAAATGTTCcagttttaatgtattttacaattcaaatattttgtttgcGTTGATTTGTTCTTAAAATATTGGACAAGGACGTGACGTGATGTgcagttttttggtttgtttttttttacaacaaacacGTTTAGGCTGCAAACGAAAGAAAAATCCAACTGGCAGAACAAACACAATTGGCAGATAAAGATCTGACGAAAGATTCTTGTTAGGTTTCTAATAAATGCAGCTAAAACAATCACTGTGTGAACTCTTCTTTAAAAGTTACAGGTTACGACCCCTGACTCCtgaattttttattaaaagacgAAAACTTATAATGTGCaagtaatcatcatcatcatcttcaaccaCTTATCTGGGGTCGGGTcacgggggcagcagcttcagtgtgcaagtgattttttttttaaactctcagattttttttagcaaatgtttTTCAGTAAATGTTTACATCATCTTAAAGTTCAACATAATTCTGAACCTGTATAAAGTTCTACAGTGTGATGATTatagtttgtgtgtttcatccGTTGACGATCTTCTGAGAGATGGCCGCCGGCAGTGTGTAGAACAGCAGGGCGAGGAAGAGCGCGATGATGAGCAGCACCAGGGCGATGATGATGTACTTCTTGTAGTTTCGCCAAATCAGGTGGAAGAAACACTTGAAGGGATTGACGAACCACGAGAAGGAGGTGTCCGGACGGCTGGGGTGAGCAAAGAGACACAGAATcattggttgtgttttttaacagctcatgcaaaaatgcaaaaatttgCATTGCGTTTGGTCTGAACGCACCACAAGGCTACGTCCACATTAataggttttcattttaaaacaaaaacaatctgtcCAGACGAGCATTTCAATTTCTTATCCGAAATAATATTAATCCATAAAAACACACTTGAAAATGCATAtgaccaatcaggaagagaacaTAGTTTCCAGACTAAAACGAAACTCAATTGGGGGTTTTCGAAGAAATGACTAATCAGAAGCCAAACAGAATCCTCGTTTGGCTTCTCTTACTTTGGTTTCGGAAGCGGCTCCGGCTCCTTGCGAGCTCGGCCAACAGGATTTTTCTCCGACTCCTCTGCCGTCACGAGATGGAACTCCGCCTCCACTTTCCCCTGATGGACGCAGAGCAGACACGGTAtcacctgtcagtcaaagtcTTAGCAGCCGTGTCACCTGATatgttcagtgtgtgcgtgtgtttaccGTCAGCTCTCCAGATTTGCTGAAGGGCCACCAGCCTCTCGCCCTCTTCTGCTGGAAGATGGAGATTCTCTCCGTGCCGTCCGTCAACATGTCCGCCTTACACGACTTGGCCGTCTTTGCCCCCCGAGGGAAACCGTGGAGGTCCAACTCCACAGTGCCttcacacgcaaacacacacgcacaaactttTATCGGTCAAATattcaaacagagaaacacagatacACGGGGAAGCAGCAAAGTGtggtttacacacacacctaggAAGTCGTCGGACGAGAGCGTCTCGAAGTCCCAGACCTGCAGGATAAGGATGGCGGGAAGCTTCTGCTCCGTTTTATCCAGAGAGAAAATGCTTTCTCGCTTACTCACCACCAAGacctgtgagagagagacgttaGCACAAACAGGTATGTTGGAATTTCCCTCGTATATATATGAAGCTACACGTATCGGTCGGTACCTTCTCAGCGGGCAGGTAGCTGAATGGGAAGACGAAGCGCCAGTTGAAGTTTCCTTCTCCGGTCAGAGAGTTGTGGTGGACGTCTGTCTCCTGTCGGTCGTCCTCTAAACCTTTCAACCAGCTACAGACAACAGAGAGCGTTGTTTATTAAGAGGATATATATTACACATATACTACATGGATATAATTCTTATCCATGTAGTATAGAGACAGCCGATTAAACCCATAACTTTCTGTTATGGGtgttctttgttgttttatcttCTTGTATAcagctgcaactaaggattattttcattatagatgaatctgtaaattattttctcaattaatcgataagttgtttggtccataaaatgttgattgtgttcctcaaaaccccaagatgatgttttgttttgtccacacaccaaagatattctgtttactgtcacagaggagcaaagaaaccagaaaatattcaaatataagGAGCTGAAATCGgataattttgacttttctaaTTCACAAaaaacgattaatcaattatcaaaatagttatagtattaattattcatttagtGGTcgtttactaatcgattaacttttGTAGCTCTAGCGTTGTATATTTTCATACCACATcattacttttaaaaaacaaccaataaaTATCACTAAATGACTTCTACTCATGTATGTAAACATACTCACAGGAAACCTTTGCATTTATCGTAAAAAAATTGTCTCTTAAGAattattttatcataaaaatgCAGTAATAACCAGAGCGAccaaatgttaatttattttaattaacaaaccaaaaaacaacgatgagtttgaaaaataaaaaaatatatatattgttatttaaGAGGAGGCTGGTTGTTACCCCTTGACGTATATGTCACTGGACTGTTGACCGGTCAGGAAGTTGCTGTCCTCCAGAATCACATCTTCCGTGTCCCAGATGATGATTCGCAGCTCgtacctgaacacacacacacacacacatttggctgTTAATCAAcccctttttgaaaaatatatatatatattattttatcgAGAGAGGCAGTTCTCACCCTTTTGGTTTTCGAGGTGAAATGTCCACTGGGTGTCCAGGATGAGGTAAGTCCATGGGAAACATGTCGATCCACATCTGTACCtgaccctacacacacacacaccttaagtGTTCGccttcaggaaaacaaaattattataattttttgaaTAGGTTACTAAACTACTgtaattgaagaaaaaatatctctTTGGTGGCAGTTAatgcacaaaatacattttgaacgTTAATATACTGAAGGATTTGGGGCTGAAAGTCATATATCGCTGCTTTTGGAAAAGTGAAGGCTAAACTAACgtttaaaacactttttagcctgataaaaaacatcataatgaaacatttgattttattacacGTTCCATGCAGCGAGCCTTATACTCGGTTAGTCGTGGTTATATCCTACCTGGTCCATGCCGGGCCGGGCCTTGTTGAACAGAGTTCTGGTCTCAATGTGTTCTGGGACCAGCTTGCATCCCACAGCTGGAATCTCCGCCCAGCGGTGCAGGATCTTCAGAGACAAGTGCTCGTAGGATTCCTCTGGCTGGTCTTGAACATGTGTCACCTCATTGTCATTATCAATAATGTAACGCACactacaaaataataaaactaacATTCCCCATTACAAGCTGGAAGACTGCAGACGACTAGACAACCTGCTTCTGTGTTTACCTTCATTCATGAAGAGCGTTTTGCCAGTGAAGACTTTGTCCGCCACAGTTATGCGTCCTGGTCTGAAGTGAGGACCGTCCACTCCGTTTTCTCTGCACAGCTTAGACAACAGCTCTGACGGCGGCAGACAGTCTCTCCAGGTATTATATCCGTCACTGATAGACAAAGAAGAGGGGACGAACAGGTATTGTAGAGGTTTCAAAAAAAGCTGACATCCTTTTTTTCAGATGAAATGGCAAGTGTTCACCAAACAAGAGGAGGCCAAGAAGATGTCGACAGGAGCTAAAATGGGAAAATGATCTGAGAAGGAAGGCAGACGACAGCACGTACAGACTGTACTCGGCGGGGAGTCCACAGGTGGCCCTGTGCCTGCTGAAGAATCGGTTCTCCAGGTCAATGCGGGTCTCTCCGATCAGGTCGTCCCCTCCCACCAAGTCATAGTCATAGATCAGCACTGACAGCAGAGAATCCTGAGGAAATGTTGCCTGCATCGCAAAAGATCTGGAAGACGGAGAAGCGGAGTGagcagtgttgtgtgtgaggaACACCGGGCTCAGCTGTTCAGCCAACAGAATGAGTACCGACCTTCCAAACACAGGGTTGAGTTGTTTAGGGATGTAGTTGTCTCTgtctttgatttcatttttgccaAGGCGAACAACAATGTACGGGTCCGCTTTCCCATCTGGGTCGGATGGGTGCAAATTAGAGGCCTGGGGGCAAGAGAGAACATCTAAGAAAGTAATTTTTTaatcacactgaaaatatttgaatacgCCGAAGTGATGTTAGGattgaaagtgaagaaaaatgttCCCCTCCAGGCGACTTCACACAAAGCCAATGCAATAAGGTAAAAAGTTTCGGCACAGAGTAGGACTCACAGAGACTATGTAAACCCGTACGAGGACTTGCGTGGGGCCATTGCGAGGGATTCCTCTACTGACACTGAATTCCCCCGTGTCCGGGACTTCATCCCAGTCATCGTCCGCGTCCTCAGGCAGCTTGTAAAGGCAGAATTTTCCCTGCAGAGAAGCATTGAGCACGAAGTGGAATAGATCAACGGTATAAGATGCTGTCAGTGGTTCCGGAGGTACAGTAGCACCCATTGAGGACAATGAACATAATTGTCTCACCTTAAATTTGCCAATGAACCTCTCTTCATTCACCCCTTCCTCCTCATTGGCTTTGCCTCTGAACAGCTCATATGTGTTTACCCAATCGTCAAATGGCCCAAACTCTGCCTCCAGCTCCTTGTTGTACAGCTGCAAGGAGGCGATACGCAGGATATATCaataagtcagtttctgttGTGATCTTGTTGGACTGGCAGTGTTTGTGAACCTTAAGTACCTTGAGTGTGGCTAATTTGGTAGGTAGGCTAACATTCGGCCCAAGGGTTCCTTTCCCTTTatgctttttcttcttgtctccaTCCGAGTGGGTTCCGACTGATGGAGCAAAAAAGCCATATTGTCAGTGGAAACGCTGACCCACAGCATCGAGGCATGGATGTGAAGGGAATTGGAAGGCATTGCGCCGTGGTCAACAGCAGGAACGAACTAGATTCAAGCATCATTATCCAAAGTCACGCAGAAACTTCCATCTCCACCAGAAGAAAAGGATTGAAAATAGTCTTGAGAGAATTTGTCAGCAATCCTTTGAATGATGCCCACCTCAACGTTAAAGAAGAAGGTACTGATCCCTTCAGAGTGACATCCTTAGTTAAAGTGACCACCACAACTGGTATACTGCAAATAGTTTTTACAAAAGCGTAAGCTGGAGGGTAAAGGTGGTAACTGTGGGGCAGATCATGCAGTGACAGCACAGAACGTCCAGTGtagccaaaaaaaacagagctgtcCACATCTATCCACAGGGTTGTACCACAGAAACCAGTAAGATTCAGTCAGACCAAGCAGAAGATTTCCTCCaaggaagatttaaaaaagtcAATAGGGGCTGATGGGAACTTAAATTTGCTTAGTTGCCCTTCATTATACAACTTTTTTAGTGGTTGTCCTTACCTAAAGATTCTATGCCATCGCCGAGTAAGCTGTGGTACTGCCGAGCTGCAATACACAACAATGTGTGCGTATGGGTAGAGGGCAGAGTGATGAGTAACATCCTCACATTTGTCTTGTA contains the following coding sequences:
- the si:ch211-67e16.4 gene encoding uncharacterized protein si:ch211-67e16.4, whose translation is MDVSIAVSLIRGQMGAVVERAVNGAVETVLAEMLKVVGVKFEELKTQLALMKRDVTALQREKALKEKENDNIRSKLRYTELKLKYYRQGVEEELQQREAATASASTLVHVHQPSTYSQTQRAGAGLYPAETSSSCSTQTRNDEGSQDTGESADAVVAPPPLPPLPPPAQALTLDPGKQSAPCPLSSDSSAQADSSTLPPSAPQVMQVKQEQKEEEEEEEEEVICIKEEPEEEQEVMATLVLDCQMQHGQLSESETQSSVTGWPGFPTGQRNLSTSFSSAPSSYLMLQPEASQRSMGALPCGLPPRQAVRPWAKDFSLYEEYKLRRNELRRRSLNRRRELEKTLPQPLLADMVRERREKTRLRVARWRAKRKLQACLNQTQTQSGAAGLSQTVYSIGSQHQELRASCASTSGGQQRRNSTLPQSGSYLNNNNNNTSAALPFMTSSPSLLQQGSIMAAHQHAVTSTSSSSFPQQVSLSQQGFSLTEADVLQ